In Babesia microti strain RI chromosome IV, complete genome, the sequence TTCCTTGAATCATCCTCTTTAATGTTATATCCGATTGGCTACATCCTACGCAAGCACCACTCAATCTGATGAATACCTCCCCTAATTATACATAGTGATTACCTGTGTCATGGTAATAAGCGATAAATTCTACATCACCACCATCCTGTTGTACCACGGGTTTGATTCTCTTATCTATAAGTACTTTAATGGAATGCACAAGTTCATGTATCTCAGGTGCGTAACTAGAAGGTATTTTTACCTTATTTAACGAACTGactgtaaaaaatttttttgagATTCTGGGTAGGAAAATTGAGCTTAGATACATGATGACAGTTGTTACCCCAGACCATAACCTGCCTGTAGCTACTACCACACCACTCAAAAACACatatattttcacaaaCAAATACTCGTGTATCATGGcaattaattacattttacCAATATGGATTGTTTATGATTAGATTACTCTGCTTATGATTCCTAGTAGAGCATGATTAATAAGTATCATTTGTATTGAATAATTGATCGTTACTACAATGATTTACTCAAGTGAAAATAACAAccttaatatattaaagGATTGCGGATGCAAAAGCCCAGGGGGTACTATAAAAGATATCACTCAAAGTTCCTCAATTAATAACCATACCAGTAGATACGATTTGATATCAGATCGTTCCGTACGTAATTCTCAAACACCGGgaaattttacaatctaCGGACCTGGTACTCcagaaaatgaaatatggAAGCTCTATATTAAACACATTGAGGGATACCTTGATGTGGCCTCTATGCTAGCATTAAGACAAACCTGCCGATTGCTATACAATCACAAGTACAAGATTGGTAAAGGGGAATTGCTCTTTCATGGATTTATGGGATACGAATCGAAATTTGTGTTTGACATCATCTTTCCACTCGTTTATAAGTCACTTCACCACTCCTACCAGCATAAGCTGAGACTTGATTTGTCAAGGTGTATTTTGATGCGCGATATATCCATAGTACGTATGCTAGATGCGGCACATAGGTGTAACAACAAGGCTGAAGATGATGTCAGAATTACTAATTTGAGGGAATTAAACCTTGACTTTTGCTACAAGCTCTCAGATAAAGCCTTGGAGATTATGCTTACAACTCAACTTCCTTTTTTAGAAAAACTGAGCATTCGTTGTGTACGCAATAAGAATATGACTGGGATACCGTTTATGCGAGATTTAAGCTCTCATAATTGGCCAAAATTCACCCAGTTCTGCTGCTCCTTTTCAAACATTTGGCTAGAACCTATCAACGTTGTGGCAGATTTTATTATCCGCACCGCAgtcaatataaataacaatatcGAGAATCGTATGACCAACAAGCTGTTCAGACATGGCTGTGAAGGATTTACTACTAGTATACCTAATTCACCACTCCCAGCGTCTGCTTCCGCGTATAATGATGGTCCAAATGCTGCTAACACAACAATCATCCCTAGTGCTACTAGTATCAGTGATAATATGAATGTGGATGAATCAATATACAAGCTGGTAGAATATCTACGTAAAGAACCGATAAACGATGATCTGCCAAGGGTTACTCCTGTCTTGGAGATTTTCGGTTCCTGGGGAAGTCGATGTTTACTGGAATCAATGGGGTTTAGTTCTCATACACGAGCTTTCTGCACTGCGCTAAAGGCGGGAGATGCAATCACATGTGGCAAATTGGCAAAGACCTTACATTTGGAATTTGAATCGCTTGCAAAATTGGACGAGTGGAAGAACAATTCAACAGTGCA encodes:
- a CDS encoding NifU-like protein C1709.19c (overlaps_old_locusTagID:BBM_III06390), with the translated sequence MYLSSIFLPRISKKFFTVSSLNKVKIPSSYAPEIHELVHSIKVLIDKRIKPVVQQDGGDVEFIAYYHDTGEVFIRLSGACVGCSQSDITLKRMIQGMLTHYIPEVTTVYNCDKENNIVSGEDTEGY